The Deltaproteobacteria bacterium genome contains a region encoding:
- a CDS encoding PAS domain-containing protein, with amino-acid sequence METFDRRHLQEELSVVYDALNSSANGVIITNLDGRITFVNPALLRTFEYLEKTEVLGKNAAELFVEGKVRKFSDVEALIDKTKGEIEEFDVQRSGGTVFPVEVSYSNVTDHRGNVVGRMASFVDPNVA; translated from the coding sequence ATGGAGACCTTTGATCGAAGACACCTTCAAGAAGAGTTGAGTGTCGTTTATGATGCACTGAATTCATCTGCCAATGGCGTCATTATAACAAATCTTGATGGACGTATCACGTTCGTGAACCCAGCCCTTCTCAGGACCTTCGAGTATTTGGAAAAGACGGAGGTGCTGGGCAAAAACGCCGCCGAATTGTTCGTTGAAGGCAAAGTAAGGAAATTTTCTGACGTCGAGGCCCTCATAGACAAAACAAAAGGAGAGATTGAGGAGTTCGACGTTCAGCGAAGTGGTGGTACCGTATTTCCAGTGGAGGTCTCCTATTCCAACGTGACAGACCACAGGGGAAACGTCGTTGGTCGAATGGCCTCATTTGTAGACCCTAACGTTGCATAA
- a CDS encoding MarC family protein, which produces MVDLEIKSFWLCFVPLFVAVDAIGVLPMFMGLTEGLGRPVVRRVLRQSVITASIVGIAFLAIGKGALNLLGISVADFMVAGGILLFVISMSDLLRAEKVQRQVDPESLGAVPLGVPLITGPAVLTTSVLLLNEYGFLPTATMLLLNILIAGLIFKSAETINGFLGHAGTKTTSKIASLLLAAIAVMIVRKGIELLVYGRVSG; this is translated from the coding sequence ATGGTGGATCTGGAAATAAAATCGTTTTGGCTTTGTTTCGTTCCCCTTTTTGTCGCTGTTGACGCTATCGGTGTTCTTCCCATGTTTATGGGGCTTACTGAAGGCCTGGGAAGGCCTGTTGTGCGTCGAGTCCTGCGTCAGTCGGTAATCACGGCTTCAATCGTAGGGATCGCTTTTCTCGCGATCGGGAAAGGCGCGCTGAACCTGCTGGGGATAAGCGTGGCGGATTTCATGGTTGCCGGTGGCATTCTGCTCTTTGTGATCTCAATGAGCGACCTCCTTAGAGCCGAAAAGGTCCAAAGGCAAGTGGACCCGGAGAGTCTTGGCGCGGTGCCCCTGGGAGTCCCTTTGATCACAGGACCTGCAGTACTCACGACGTCAGTACTGCTCCTGAATGAATACGGCTTTTTGCCCACAGCCACAATGTTGTTATTAAATATTCTCATTGCAGGATTGATTTTCAAATCTGCCGAGACAATCAACGGCTTCCTTGGTCACGCGGGAACCAAGACCACGTCCAAAATTGCCAGTCTTCTGTTGGCTGCCATAGCCGTCATGATCGTCCGTAAAGGGATCGAATTACTGGTATATGGCCGTGTCTCTGGTTAG
- a CDS encoding SAP domain-containing protein: MRFQDIQKMAKCMDINTYRMKKTDMIRAIQRAENNIPCYGTERIHGCHEETCLWRNDCLASNNNMPAQ; encoded by the coding sequence ATGAGATTCCAGGACATTCAAAAAATGGCAAAATGCATGGACATCAACACCTATAGGATGAAAAAGACTGACATGATCCGGGCTATTCAAAGAGCGGAAAACAACATTCCGTGTTATGGCACTGAAAGAATACACGGCTGTCACGAGGAGACATGTTTGTGGAGGAATGACTGCCTGGCCTCAAACAATAATATGCCTGCTCAATAG
- a CDS encoding sensor histidine kinase produces MTASARSPKIAIGYHHDDHFHIFSVNNNGRIINEEECNQVYHMFRRLSVSRQTEGSGLGLAIVRDIMEAHGGKAWVESDPANGTTFYISISREVGQ; encoded by the coding sequence GTGACAGCCTCAGCAAGATCGCCCAAGATCGCCATTGGATACCACCATGACGATCACTTTCACATCTTTTCTGTAAACAATAACGGTAGAATCATCAACGAAGAGGAATGTAATCAGGTTTACCACATGTTTCGCAGGCTGTCAGTTTCACGGCAAACAGAGGGTTCTGGTTTGGGTCTGGCCATTGTGCGGGATATCATGGAAGCCCATGGTGGAAAGGCCTGGGTCGAATCCGACCCTGCTAACGGAACGACCTTTTACATTTCTATTTCCAGGGAGGTTGGACAATGA